From the genome of Papaver somniferum cultivar HN1 unplaced genomic scaffold, ASM357369v1 unplaced-scaffold_75, whole genome shotgun sequence, one region includes:
- the LOC113344261 gene encoding protein DETOXIFICATION 27-like: MNVPLLEEYISPATTLHLNHHNEIRDDLPTRVWVESKKLWYIAGPAIVSRLASYSTFVITQAFAGHLGNLELAGTAISIMVIVGFSFGLLLGMASALETLCGQAYGAKQYHMLGIYLQRSWVVLNIFSILLLPLYIFTDPILKFLGQPDDIAEVSGLVTTWLIPLPFVLALLFPLQRFLQCQLKTPIVAWVSLGALLVHIFLSWLVIFKLGFGVRGAAATLNFSWGIIVLGLYSYIACGGCPETWTGFSIEAFTGLWEYFKLSVASGVMLCLENWYYKVLVLMTGNLDNATVAVSALTICMSINAWEVMIPLAFFGATSVRVSNELGTGNGKAAKFASIVSATTSLIIGIFFCTLIMIFHDKLATLFTTSNVILQAVDSLALLLALAILLNSIQPVLSGVAVGSGWQASVAYINIGCYYIIGLPLGATLGWIFHLGVGGIWSGMIGGTAIQTLILIIITIRCDWDMQAQKASSRMMSNSFGKP, encoded by the exons ATGAACGTTCCATTATTAGAAGAATATATATCACCAGCGACTACACTGCACCTGAATCATCATAATGAAATACGAGATGATTTACCGACTAGAGTTTGGGTTGAATCAAAGAAGTTATGGTATATTGCTGGCCCGGCTATTGTTAGTCGTCTAGCTTCTTATTCTACGTTCGTTATCACCCAAGCTTTTGCTGGTCATTTGGGTAACCTTGAGCTTGCTGGAACTGCTATTTCCATTATGGTTATCGTTGGTTTTAGTTTCGGCTTACTG TTGGGAATGGCGAGTGCGTTAGAAACATTATGCGGTCAAGCTTACGGAGCTAAACAATACCATATGCTAGGAATTTACTTGCAGCGTTCATGGGTTGTTTTGAATATCTTTTCAATTTTACTTCTACCACTTTACATATTCACTGATCCAATTCTTAAGTTCTTGGGACAACCAGATGATATAGCTGAGGTATCAGGATTAGTGACAACCTGGTTGATCCCACTTCCTTTTGTCCTTGCCTTGCTATTTCCtttacaaagatttcttcagtgcCAACTTAAGACACCTATAGTTGCTTGGGTAAGTTTGGGTGCCCTACTGGTTCATATTTTCCTTAGCTGGTTAGTCATCTTCAAACTTGGTTTTGGTGTTCGTGGAGCTGCTGCTACGTTGAATTTCTCATGGGGGATTATAGTTTTGGGATTGTATTCTTACATTGCTTGTGGTGGTTGTCCTGAAACTTGGACTGGTTTTTCTATAGAAGCCTTTACTGGCCTTTGGGAGTATTTCAAACTCTCTGTGGCTTCTGGCGTCATGTTATG CTTGGAGAACTGGTACTACAAAGTACTGGTTTTGATGACTGGGAACTTGGACAATGCCACGGTTGCGGTCTCAGCTCTTACTATCTG TATGAGTATAAATGCATGGGAGGTGATGATTCCACTTGCTTTTTTCGGAGCAACAAG CGTAAGGGTTTCAAACGAGCTTGGAACGGGGAATGGAAAAGCTGCGAAATTTGCTTCCATAGTTTCAGCAACTACATCTTTGATAATAGGGATATTTTTTTGTACCTTGATAATGATTTTTCATGATAAGTTGGCAACCCTTTTCACCACGAGCAATGTCATCCTCCAAGCAGTTGATAGTCTTGCATTACTCTTGGCCTTAGCCATTCTCCTGAACAGCATTCAACCTGTTCTATCAG GGGTAGCCGTTGGCTCGGGATGGCAAGCTTCCGTAGCTTACATTAACATCGGCTGCTATTATATAATCGGGCTTCCCCTTGGAGCTACCCTTGGATGGATTTTCCATCTTGGTGTTGGA GGTATATGGAGTGGAATGATAGGTGGTACCGCTATTCAAACGCTGATATTGAtcataatcaccattagatgTGACTGGGATATGCAG GCTCAAAAGGCGAGCTCGCGGATGATGTCAAATTCATTTGGCAAACCATAA
- the LOC113344177 gene encoding protein DETOXIFICATION 33-like, whose product MGNEDLKNPLLHGEEPDIDEIKNFGQFCKEAKVENRKLWSLAAPAIFTYVAQYSLGGLTQVFAGHLTTLELDAFSTENMVIAGLAFGIMLGMGSALETLCGQAFGAGKLHMLGVYMQRSWIILNTMCLCILPLYIWAEPILKFFGQNDEIAALAGRFSLYMIPQLFAYGFNFPIQKFLQSQSKIKTMAWVSAVAVVFHLVLCWLLIVKLHMGLPGAAIALNVSWWLVVLGQFAYIYLGYCPGAWTGFSMSAFCELGAFARLSIASAIMMCLEMWYLMLLVVLAGQLENPTLAVAAISICTNLNGWELMIFLGFNAAISVRISNELGAGRPRAAKFAILVVVISALAIGISFFALVLGLRNVYALPFTSSPEVASAVSHLAFILALTLLFNSVQPVLTGVAIGAGWQWLVAYVNLGCYYIVGLPLGFLLGKYFNLGVQGIWTGMVSGVGLQTLILLIITLKTNWSKEVSLADSRIKQWGGSGDDPEEVTRSTEKSPHSDLGFAHVLVNALIRNIKARLHRQQASSAPRARKPTTISLLQELITGQQRLERRVDCIQEQLMFSVSQYSELAGGLAEISTKWADSEDSDDSQEEEDDDA is encoded by the exons ATGGGCAACGAGGATTTGAAGAATCCGTTGCTACATGGTGAAGAACCGGATATAGACGAAATCAAGAATTTTGGTCAATTCTGTAAGGAAGCTAAGGTCGAGAACAGAAAGCTATGGAGCTTAGCTGCGCCTGCCATCTTTACTTACGTCGCTCAATACTCACTTGGAGGATTGACACAAGTGTTTGCCGGACATCTTACTACGCTTGAACTCGATGCTTTTTCTACTGAGAACATGGTCATTGCAGGACTCGCTTTCGGAATTATG CTAGGGATGGGGAGTGCATTAGAAACCTTATGTGGTCAAGCATTTGGAGCAGGAAAATTACATATGTTAGGAGTGTATATGCAACGTTCATGGATCATACTCAATACAATGTGTTTATGTATATTACCGCTCTACATTTGGGCAGAACCGATCTTGAAATTCTTTGGACAAAATGACGAAATTGCGGCCCTAGCTGGGAGGTTTTCGCTATACATGATTCCTCAATTGTTTGCGTATGGCTTTAATTTTCCAATACAAAAATTCTTACAATCGCAAAGCAAAATTAAGACCATGGCTTGGGTATCTGCAGTAGCAGTTGTTTTCCATTTAGTCTTGTGCTGGTTACTTATAGTGAAGTTACATATGGGGTTACCTGGTGCAGCTATTGCTCTTAATGTTTCTTGGTGGCTTGTGGTTTTGGGTCAGTTTGCTTACATTTATTTGGGTTATTGTCCTGGTGCTTGGACTGGTTTTAGTATGAGTGCGTTTTGTGAATTGGGTGCATTTGCAAGGCTTTCTATTGCTTCAGCCATCATGATGTG TCTAGAGATGTGGTATCTGATGCTCCTCGTCGTGTTAGCAGGACAATTGGAGAACCCTACACTTGCAGTAGCTGCCATATCCATCTG CACCAACCTCAATGGATGGGAGCTTATGATTTTCTTAGGGTTCAATGCTGCAATCAG TGTGAGGATCTCAAACGAACTTGGAGCAGGAAGACCAAGAGCTGCCAAATTCGCCATATTAGTCGTTGTAATATCAGCATTAGCTATTGGGATATCCTTCTTTGCTTTAGTTTTGGGTCTGAGAAATGTATATGCTCTACCATTTACAAGCAGTCCTGAAGTTGCTAGTGCTGTCTCTCATCTTGCCTTCATCTTAGCTTTGACCTTGTTATTTAACAGTGTTCAACCAGTCTTAACAG GTGTGGCTATTGGAGCTGGTTGGCAATGGTTGGTAGCTTATGTTAATCTTGGATGTTATTACATTGTTGGTCTTCCTCTAGGATTTTTACTTGGAAAATATTTCAATTTGGGAGTTCAG GGAATATGGACTGGAATGGTCAGTGGAGTGGGTTTGCAAACTCTAATACTACTAATCATCACTCTGAAAACAAATTGGAGCAAAGAG GTTTCCCTAGCTGATTCGAGAATCAAACAATGGGGTGGATCCGGAGATGACCCTGAGGAAGTTACTAGAAGTACTGAAAAATCTCCCCACAGCGACTTAGGTTTCGCGCATGTACTTGTTAATGCTCTCATTCGAAACATAAAAGCTCGGCTGCACAGGCAACAAGCATCTTCAGCACCTCGAGCAAGAAAACCAACAACCATAAGTTTGCTACAAGAGTTGATTACAGGGCAACAAAGACTTGAGAGAAGAGTTGATTGTATCCAGGAACAATTAATGTTCTCAGTTTCACAATATTCGGAGCTTGCTGGAGGGTTGGCTGAGATTTCCACCAAATGGGCAGATTCAGAAGACTCTGATGattcacaagaagaagaagatgatgatgcttaA